One genomic region from Epinephelus fuscoguttatus linkage group LG8, E.fuscoguttatus.final_Chr_v1 encodes:
- the pi4kb gene encoding phosphatidylinositol 4-kinase beta isoform X2: MMEDTEPELSPAPSDQNSPSPSISSSPSLSLPSTPSSSCGPPQAVTPPLGVISEGVGELSLVIDAEVAHRACQEVLQKVKLKQVDTDVPTSLQNGAGSDREPHASPCGALSVVVKPLKIREELDDSDGLAPGSVKSARRRQRHNPSKQSWLLRLFESKLFDVSMAISYLHNSKEPGVQAYIGNRLFSFPHEEVDFFLPQLLNMYIHMDEDVGDAIKPYVVHRCRQSISFSLQCAWLLGAYSSDMHISTQRHSRGTKLRKLILSDELKPAGPRTRRDPLTLTPFCPLASPATGPGPLGGEHGLSPSKRTHQRSKSDATVSISLSSNLKRTASNPKVESSQDEDTSSSSESLEFQTGPPVRLAPQREFIKSLMGIGKRLATLPTKEQKTQRLISELSLLNHKLPARVWLPTAAFDHHVVRVPHTQAVVLNSKDKAPYLIYVEVLECENFETSSVPIRIPENRIRSTRSVENLPECGMTADQRAGSFSTVPNYDNDDEAWSVDDIGELQVELPEMHTNSCDNISQFSVDSITSLESKEPVFIAAGDIRRRLSEQLAQAPTTFKRDPEDPSAVALKEPWEEKVRRIREGSPYGHLPNWRLLSVIVKCGDDLRQELLAFQVLEQLKSIWEQERVPLWIKPYKILVLSADSGMIEPVMNAVSLHQVKKQSQLSLLDYFLQEHGAPTTEAFLSAQRNFVQSCAGYSLICYLLQVKDRHNGNILLDAEGHIIHIDFGFILSSSPKNLGFETSAFKLTTEFVDVMGGPDGDMFNYYKMLMLQGLIAARKHMDRVLQIVEIMQQGSQLPCFHGSSTMRGLKERFHMSLTEEQLQLLVDQLVDGSMRSLTTKLYDGFQYLTNGIM, translated from the exons ATGATGGAGGACACAGAGCCGGAGCTTTCCCCCGCCCCCTCTGATCAGAACAGCCCCTCCCCCTCCATCTCATCCTCCCCCTCCCTGTCCCTCCCCTCGACCCCCTCGTCCTCCTGTGGCCCTCCCCAGGCCGTCACCCCCCCTCTGGGTGTGATCAGTGAGGGCGTGGGGGAACTCAGCCTAGTGATTGATGCTGAGGTGGCCCACCGGGCGTGTCAGGAGGTGCTGCAGAAGGTGAAGCTGAAACAGGTAGACACTGATGTCCCCACCAGCCTGCAGAATGGGGCGGGGTCGGACCGGGAGCCGCACGCCTCCCCCTGCGGCGCTCTGAGCGTTGTGGTGAAACCACTGAAGATTCGCGAGGAGTTGGACGACTCTGATGGCCTGGCCCCCGGCTCGGTGAAGAGCGCCCGGCGGCGGCAGAGGCACAATCCTTCCAAACAGTCATGGCTGCTCCGCCTGTTTGAGTCCAAGCTGTTTGACGTTTCTATGGCCATCTCCTACCTGCACAACTCGAAGGAGCCAGGCGTCCAGGCGTACATTGGGAACCGGCTCTTCAGCTTCCCGCATGAGGAGGTAGACTTTTTCCTACCGCAGCTTCTCAACATGTACATCCACATGGACGAGGACGTTGGGGACGCCATCAAGCCATATGTG gtgcacCGCTGCAGACAGAGCATCTCCTTCAGCCTGCAGTGTGCCTGGCTGCTGGGAGCGTACTCCTCCGACATGCACATCTCCACCCAGCGTCACTCACGAGGGACCAAGCTGAGGAAACTCATCCTGTCTGACGAACTCAAACCTGCGGGGCCTCGAACTCGCAGGGACCCTCTGACTCTGACGCCTTTCTGTCCCCTGGCGTCCCCCGCCACCGGCCCCGGGCCCCTGGGAGGAGAGCACGGCCTGTCGCCCTCCAAACGCACACATCAGCGCTCCAAATCTGACGCTACAGTCAGCATCAGTCTGAGCAGCAACCTGAAGAGGACGGCTAGTAACCCGAAGGTGGAGAGCAGCCAGGATGAG GACACCAGCTCCAGCTCTGAAAGTCTGGAGTTTCAGACTGGTCCC CCGGTGCGTCTGGCTCCTCAGAGGGAGTTCATAAAGTCTCTGATGGGGATTGGGAAGCGTCTGGCCACGCTGCCCACCAAAGAGCAGAAGACTCAGCGGCTGATCTCAGAACTGTCGCTGCTCAACCACAAACTGCCCGCTCGAGTCTGGCTGCCCACCGCCGCCTTCGACCACCATGTGGTCCGAGTGCCGCACACACAGGCCGTCGTGTTGAACTCCAAAGACaag GCTCCGTACCTGATCTACGTGGAGGTTTTGGAGTGTGAGAACTTTGAGACCTCCAGCGTTCCAATCCGGATCCCAGAGAACCGGATCAGGAGCACTCGCTCTGTGGAGAACCTGCCGGAATGCGGCATGACAGCAGATCAGAGAGCTGGCAGCTTCTCCACGGTCCCGAACTACGACAACGACGACGAGGCCTGGTCTGTTGACGACATCGGGGAGTTGCAGGTGGAG CTCCCAGAGATGCACACCAACAGCTGTGATAACATCAGTCAGTTCTCAGTGGACAGTATCACCAGTCTGGAGAGCAAAGAGCCGGTGTTCATTGCTGCTGGAGACATCAG GCGGCGTCTGTCGGAGCAGCTGGCTCAGGCCCCCACCACATTTAAACGGGACCCTGAGGACCCGTCAGCTGTGGCCCTGAAGGAGCCCTGGGAGGAGAAAGTCCG GAGGATCAGAGAAGGATCTCCTTACGGTCACCTCCCTAACTGGaggctgctgtctgttattgttaaatgtggagacgACCTGAGACAAGAGCTGCTCGCCTTCCAGGTGCTGGAGCAGCTCAAG TCCATCTGGGAGCAGGAGCGAGTCCCCCTCTGGATAAAGCCCTATAAGATCCTGGTGTTGTCGGCGGACAGCGGGATGATTGAGCCCGTGATGAACGCCGTATCCCTCCACCAGGTGAAGAAGCAGAGCCAGCTGTCACTACTGGACTACTTTCTGCAGGAACATGGTGCTCCGACCACCGAGGCCTTCCTGTCTGCTCAGAGGAACTTTGTCCAGAGCTGCGCTGGGTACAGCCTCATCTGTTACCTGCTGCAGGTCAAAGACAG GCACAACGGGAACATCTTATTGGACGCTGAAGGTCACATCATCCACATCGACTTCGGCTTCATCCTCTCCAGCTCTCCCAAAAACCTCGGGTTTGAAACATCCGCTTTCAAACTCACCACAGAGTTTGTGGAC gtgatGGGCGGTCCGGATGGCGACATGTTTAACTACTACAAGATGTTGATGCTTCAGGGTCTGATAGCAGCCAGGAAACACATGGACAGAGTGCTGCAGATAGTGGAGATCATGCAgcaag GCTCCCAGCTGCCCTGTTTCCACGGCTCCAGCACCATGCGAGGCCTGAAGGAGCGTTTCCACATGAGCCTGAcggaggagcagctgcagctgctggtggACCAGCTGGTGGACGGATCCATGAGGTCGCTCACCACCAAACTGTACGACGGCTTCCAGTACCTCACCAACGGCATCATGTGA
- the pi4kb gene encoding phosphatidylinositol 4-kinase beta isoform X1: protein MMEDTEPELSPAPSDQNSPSPSISSSPSLSLPSTPSSSCGPPQAVTPPLGVISEGVGELSLVIDAEVAHRACQEVLQKVKLKQVDTDVPTSLQNGAGSDREPHASPCGALSVVVKPLKIREELDDSDGLAPGSVKSARRRQRHNPSKQSWLLRLFESKLFDVSMAISYLHNSKEPGVQAYIGNRLFSFPHEEVDFFLPQLLNMYIHMDEDVGDAIKPYVVHRCRQSISFSLQCAWLLGAYSSDMHISTQRHSRGTKLRKLILSDELKPAGPRTRRDPLTLTPFCPLASPATGPGPLGGEHGLSPSKRTHQRSKSDATVSISLSSNLKRTASNPKVESSQDEPVRLAPQREFIKSLMGIGKRLATLPTKEQKTQRLISELSLLNHKLPARVWLPTAAFDHHVVRVPHTQAVVLNSKDKAPYLIYVEVLECENFETSSVPIRIPENRIRSTRSVENLPECGMTADQRAGSFSTVPNYDNDDEAWSVDDIGELQVELPEMHTNSCDNISQFSVDSITSLESKEPVFIAAGDIRRRLSEQLAQAPTTFKRDPEDPSAVALKEPWEEKVRRIREGSPYGHLPNWRLLSVIVKCGDDLRQELLAFQVLEQLKSIWEQERVPLWIKPYKILVLSADSGMIEPVMNAVSLHQVKKQSQLSLLDYFLQEHGAPTTEAFLSAQRNFVQSCAGYSLICYLLQVKDRHNGNILLDAEGHIIHIDFGFILSSSPKNLGFETSAFKLTTEFVDVMGGPDGDMFNYYKMLMLQGLIAARKHMDRVLQIVEIMQQGSQLPCFHGSSTMRGLKERFHMSLTEEQLQLLVDQLVDGSMRSLTTKLYDGFQYLTNGIM, encoded by the exons ATGATGGAGGACACAGAGCCGGAGCTTTCCCCCGCCCCCTCTGATCAGAACAGCCCCTCCCCCTCCATCTCATCCTCCCCCTCCCTGTCCCTCCCCTCGACCCCCTCGTCCTCCTGTGGCCCTCCCCAGGCCGTCACCCCCCCTCTGGGTGTGATCAGTGAGGGCGTGGGGGAACTCAGCCTAGTGATTGATGCTGAGGTGGCCCACCGGGCGTGTCAGGAGGTGCTGCAGAAGGTGAAGCTGAAACAGGTAGACACTGATGTCCCCACCAGCCTGCAGAATGGGGCGGGGTCGGACCGGGAGCCGCACGCCTCCCCCTGCGGCGCTCTGAGCGTTGTGGTGAAACCACTGAAGATTCGCGAGGAGTTGGACGACTCTGATGGCCTGGCCCCCGGCTCGGTGAAGAGCGCCCGGCGGCGGCAGAGGCACAATCCTTCCAAACAGTCATGGCTGCTCCGCCTGTTTGAGTCCAAGCTGTTTGACGTTTCTATGGCCATCTCCTACCTGCACAACTCGAAGGAGCCAGGCGTCCAGGCGTACATTGGGAACCGGCTCTTCAGCTTCCCGCATGAGGAGGTAGACTTTTTCCTACCGCAGCTTCTCAACATGTACATCCACATGGACGAGGACGTTGGGGACGCCATCAAGCCATATGTG gtgcacCGCTGCAGACAGAGCATCTCCTTCAGCCTGCAGTGTGCCTGGCTGCTGGGAGCGTACTCCTCCGACATGCACATCTCCACCCAGCGTCACTCACGAGGGACCAAGCTGAGGAAACTCATCCTGTCTGACGAACTCAAACCTGCGGGGCCTCGAACTCGCAGGGACCCTCTGACTCTGACGCCTTTCTGTCCCCTGGCGTCCCCCGCCACCGGCCCCGGGCCCCTGGGAGGAGAGCACGGCCTGTCGCCCTCCAAACGCACACATCAGCGCTCCAAATCTGACGCTACAGTCAGCATCAGTCTGAGCAGCAACCTGAAGAGGACGGCTAGTAACCCGAAGGTGGAGAGCAGCCAGGATGAG CCGGTGCGTCTGGCTCCTCAGAGGGAGTTCATAAAGTCTCTGATGGGGATTGGGAAGCGTCTGGCCACGCTGCCCACCAAAGAGCAGAAGACTCAGCGGCTGATCTCAGAACTGTCGCTGCTCAACCACAAACTGCCCGCTCGAGTCTGGCTGCCCACCGCCGCCTTCGACCACCATGTGGTCCGAGTGCCGCACACACAGGCCGTCGTGTTGAACTCCAAAGACaag GCTCCGTACCTGATCTACGTGGAGGTTTTGGAGTGTGAGAACTTTGAGACCTCCAGCGTTCCAATCCGGATCCCAGAGAACCGGATCAGGAGCACTCGCTCTGTGGAGAACCTGCCGGAATGCGGCATGACAGCAGATCAGAGAGCTGGCAGCTTCTCCACGGTCCCGAACTACGACAACGACGACGAGGCCTGGTCTGTTGACGACATCGGGGAGTTGCAGGTGGAG CTCCCAGAGATGCACACCAACAGCTGTGATAACATCAGTCAGTTCTCAGTGGACAGTATCACCAGTCTGGAGAGCAAAGAGCCGGTGTTCATTGCTGCTGGAGACATCAG GCGGCGTCTGTCGGAGCAGCTGGCTCAGGCCCCCACCACATTTAAACGGGACCCTGAGGACCCGTCAGCTGTGGCCCTGAAGGAGCCCTGGGAGGAGAAAGTCCG GAGGATCAGAGAAGGATCTCCTTACGGTCACCTCCCTAACTGGaggctgctgtctgttattgttaaatgtggagacgACCTGAGACAAGAGCTGCTCGCCTTCCAGGTGCTGGAGCAGCTCAAG TCCATCTGGGAGCAGGAGCGAGTCCCCCTCTGGATAAAGCCCTATAAGATCCTGGTGTTGTCGGCGGACAGCGGGATGATTGAGCCCGTGATGAACGCCGTATCCCTCCACCAGGTGAAGAAGCAGAGCCAGCTGTCACTACTGGACTACTTTCTGCAGGAACATGGTGCTCCGACCACCGAGGCCTTCCTGTCTGCTCAGAGGAACTTTGTCCAGAGCTGCGCTGGGTACAGCCTCATCTGTTACCTGCTGCAGGTCAAAGACAG GCACAACGGGAACATCTTATTGGACGCTGAAGGTCACATCATCCACATCGACTTCGGCTTCATCCTCTCCAGCTCTCCCAAAAACCTCGGGTTTGAAACATCCGCTTTCAAACTCACCACAGAGTTTGTGGAC gtgatGGGCGGTCCGGATGGCGACATGTTTAACTACTACAAGATGTTGATGCTTCAGGGTCTGATAGCAGCCAGGAAACACATGGACAGAGTGCTGCAGATAGTGGAGATCATGCAgcaag GCTCCCAGCTGCCCTGTTTCCACGGCTCCAGCACCATGCGAGGCCTGAAGGAGCGTTTCCACATGAGCCTGAcggaggagcagctgcagctgctggtggACCAGCTGGTGGACGGATCCATGAGGTCGCTCACCACCAAACTGTACGACGGCTTCCAGTACCTCACCAACGGCATCATGTGA